The following coding sequences are from one Pyxidicoccus xibeiensis window:
- a CDS encoding dirigent protein, with amino-acid sequence MRKLSLIAVLTVPAATQMLGCSSAHAEETNTLFTIADARSGIASPVDLGAPGDSPGDMFVFDQPLLNEARETIGSNSGYCIRTLPGQFSECQWTLTMADGTITVAGREAETGTSLVPIIGGTGDYVGVRGVLSTTPNGDRTFTQVLTLHRMR; translated from the coding sequence ATGCGCAAGCTGAGCCTCATAGCCGTTCTCACTGTTCCCGCCGCCACGCAGATGCTGGGCTGTTCCAGCGCCCACGCGGAGGAAACCAACACGCTGTTCACCATCGCGGATGCCCGCAGTGGCATTGCCTCACCGGTGGACCTTGGAGCGCCAGGAGACTCGCCGGGTGACATGTTCGTCTTCGACCAGCCCTTGCTGAACGAGGCCCGGGAGACCATTGGCTCCAACAGCGGCTATTGCATCCGGACGCTGCCTGGCCAGTTCAGCGAGTGCCAGTGGACGCTCACCATGGCCGACGGCACCATCACCGTCGCGGGCCGCGAGGCGGAGACTGGCACCTCGCTCGTACCCATCATCGGTGGCACGGGTGACTATGTGGGAGTGCGTGGCGTGCTGAGCACCACTCCCAATGGGGACAGGACGTTCACCCAGGTGCTCACCCTGCACAGGATGCGCTAG
- a CDS encoding GNAT family N-acetyltransferase: MPATVIPAIDTERLTLRGHRLEDFEESFALWGNPEVTRYIGGKPFTREECWSRLLRYVGHWDVLGFGFWVVREKATGRFVGEVGLADFRRDIQPSFAGAKEAGWVLMPEAHGKGYATEAVRAVLAWAEQRFGPERVVCIIAPENTASTKVASKCGFRELAPGTYKGEPTRMFERVPGAR, from the coding sequence ATGCCCGCCACCGTCATCCCCGCCATCGACACCGAGCGCCTCACGCTGCGTGGCCATCGCCTCGAGGACTTCGAGGAGTCCTTCGCGCTGTGGGGAAACCCGGAGGTCACCCGCTACATCGGCGGCAAGCCGTTCACGCGCGAGGAGTGCTGGTCCCGGCTGCTGCGCTACGTGGGCCACTGGGACGTGCTGGGGTTCGGGTTCTGGGTGGTGCGCGAGAAGGCCACGGGCCGGTTCGTCGGCGAGGTGGGGCTCGCGGACTTCCGGAGGGACATCCAGCCGTCGTTCGCAGGCGCGAAGGAAGCCGGCTGGGTGCTCATGCCGGAGGCGCACGGGAAGGGGTACGCCACGGAGGCGGTGCGCGCGGTGCTGGCGTGGGCCGAGCAACGGTTCGGCCCGGAGCGCGTGGTGTGCATCATCGCCCCGGAGAACACGGCGTCCACCAAGGTCGCGAGCAAGTGCGGCTTCCGTGAGCTCGCGCCCGGCACGTACAAGGGGGAGCCGACGCGCATGTTCGAGCGCGTCCCCGGGGCCCGCTGA